The window CCGTTAGGCAGCATTACCATTGTGGACATTGGTCAGGGTGATTGTATTGTTATGAGTATCCCGTTTGTAGATGGCGCCGTTGTTATTGACACCGGCGGAAAAGTCAGTTATGGAAACACTGCTTCATGGTCACAAAAATTAAACAGCAGTTCTTTAGCAGAGCGAATAATTATTCCTACAATAAAAGCTCTAGGTCATAATAAAATTCATACCTTATTTCTGTCGCATGCTGATCAAGACCATATGGGAGAAGCAGCCAAATTGGCAGAAAATATTTCTATTGGGCAAGTTGTTTTAAGCAAAAGTGATGCTTCATTACAAGAAAAATTTATTTCTCAAAATCTGGAAGAGTGGCATATACCGGTAATATACGCCTCAAGCGGTGATAATATTGCTGTTGGGAGGCAGTTATTTCAAATTTTACTGCCCAATGATTTTACATCCAGCCTTGATGAAAACAATAAGTCTCTAGTTATTTATACAAAACTTGGTGATGCCAGTTGGTTATTTACCGGTGATTTAGAAGCTGAAGGTGAAGAAGAATTAATGAGATTATATCCGCAGTTAACAGCAACTCATTTAAAAGTTGGTCATCACGGTAGTAAAACTTCAAGTTCGGATACATTGCTAAGTAATATTCAATCGCAGTATAGCTATATTTCGGCCGGTAGAAATAATCGTTATAAACATCCTCATCAGAATACACTTGAGCATCTGCTAGATGCTAATAATATAATTTATCGTACTGATGTTCATGGTGCTGTTCGATATTATTCATTTTGGTTTTGGAATTGGCATGAAATTGTTATTTCTGGCTGACAGCGTCGGCGCTAACTGTTATAATTATTTTAAAGGTGAAGTAAATGATTTACACAATAATTGGAACTGAACGCTATATAATTGAACATAGTTTAAAGCGAATTAAAAAGAAGTATATGAGTGATGATACAACACAAATTGATGTTGTTCATTTTGATATGAATGAGACCCTGCTTGATGAAGCACTATATGATGCTCAGGTGCCAGCCTTTTTTAGTGATTATAAAATGTTAGTTATTGATAACCCGTACTTTCTAACTGGTCAAAATGGTAAAAAGGATTTACCACATAATATTGATATGTTACAAGCCTATGTAGAAAACCCACTAGATACTACAATCCTTGTTATTATTGCTGATTATGAAAAAATGGATGAACGAAAAAAAATCGTTAAGGTTTTAAAGAAGGCTTCCAATATATTTGAGGCTTATAAATTGAACAGCAATCAAGCCTCACAGTGGTTAAAGAATATGTTAGACAAACAAAACATAGCATATGAACATGAAGCAATTGAGAGTATTGTCAGTCGTACAGATGCTGATTTACAGGTTATGGTTAGTGAAATCAAAAAATATCAATTGATGTATCCTGATCAAACAATATCTTTAGAGATTGTTGAGGATGCCACTGAGGATATAACAACTAAAACTGTATTCGAACTTATTGAGGCGATTGTAAATAAGGAAGCCTCAAAATCGATTGATCTTTACCAAACACTTTTAGAACAGAGTGATGATCCAATTGCATTTATCGCTTTAATGAGCCAGCAACTCAAAGTGATGTTGCAATTAAAGCTTGCACATATGCGCGGATACAATGCAAAAGATGTAGCTAGAATACTGGCTATGCATCCGTATCGGGTGAAAAAAATTCAGGAAAACGTAAGTCGTTTTTCAGAAGTTCAAATGCAACAAGCATTGACAGAACTTATTGATTTAGATTATCAAATAAAAACCGGTACCATTGATAAGTTTTTAGGTTTTGAGTTATTTATTATTCGATTTACCACAGTATAGTAGTGTAAAAAACTCCTTAATCATTTAATTAAGGAGTTTTCTTATTCGTATATTTAGCCTCGGGAATATGGATTGAGAAGGTAGTCGCTTTTTTATTTGAAAAGACATCATAAGTAAATTCATGATTATCCATTATATATTTTGCAATTGCTAATCCTAATCCGGAGCCAGATGATTTGTTCGATTTATAATATTGATTCCATATATTGTCTTTTTCTTCAGCAGTGAGTGGGTCACCATAATTAGTAAATTGAATAGTTAGTGTCTTATGGCTACTCGAGACATTTATTTCAACATTACTGTTTTTAGGGCTATGTTTTATGGCATTATCCAGGAAATTATAAAATACTCTGGTTATTGCAGTTTCATCAGCTATTATTCTGTACTGATTATCGGTATTAAAACGCAGGGTTACGCCTTTTTCTTGCGCTAAAATCTGAACTGACTCTATTGTAGTCATTAATATGTTATCCAATGATAGTGGGGCATAGTGGAAGGTATAGAGTCCTTCCTGCATCATTGATAAGTCAAGAATAGTATTTACCAAGGTATCAAGACGTTTGATTTCATTGGTAATTACATTATAGTATTCAGCCTGTTCGTCTTCAGATACTAAATTATCTGCGAGTACTTCAATGCTGGATTCAATGACTGCAAGCGGAGTTTTAAAATCATGCGATATTCCAGCGATAAATTCTTGTTGTAATTCTTGTTTGTTTTCTAATTGCTTTTTCATATATTCCATAGCATTAGAAAGTTCTTCAATTTCGTCATGCGTTTTAAGAGTAAATGAACGATTATAATCACCATTAGCAACAGCTAAGGCATCTTTTTTAAGTTTAATAATTGGTTTTGAGATTTGATAGCCGCTCCATAAGATAATTGGTGTAACGAATACAATAAGGAAAAGTAATATTATTAGTAGATATCGATAAATATCACTGTTACCAAAAAACGTTGCATTAACAAGTTTTAACCCAATCAATGTACCGGTTGCTTGTGGTTGTTTTAAAATGTAGATATAACTAAATGGATCACCGGTATTCGATGCAACAATTTCTTTTTCAGTGACACCATCAATTGTTTGCCAATCAGTGGCAATATATTGGCTAACATTTAAAGAATGCATTGACTGATTATTCTGAAAGAGGAATAGTACACCATTTTTTATACCTAAGATCTGGCTAGGAAGATTTGACTCTGTGACATCATCTTTGTATTCATTCATCACTGTTTCCATTTGGCTGAATTGAGTATTCTTTAAGGATAAGTCAATGAATATAGTTGCTAACATAATCAAAAAGAGGATAATGGCAAAAGCTGCAAAAAGTCGGGAAACTATTTTGGTTGTAATCCTATTAAGCATTATCATCGGCTCCCTTGCTGTTGAGGCGATAACCGACACCCCAAATAGTTGTCAGATGTTCTTTTAAGTATGCACTTTTGGCGCGAATTTTTTTGATATGACTATCTACTGTCCGTTCATCACCATCAAAATCATACCCCCAAACGGCACCAAGTAAATCATCACGTGTAAAAACTTGATCCGGGTGCTCGTTTAAAAAGACAACTAATTCAAATTCTTTAGGTTTAAAGTGAATTTCCTTACCATTTTCGGTAACAATATGGCTTTTGGTATTAATAACTAATGCTTTTTCTAAATCTGGTTGAAAGAAGTGAGGTTGGGTACTCTCTAAAATCAGTTCTGCTGCTTGCAATCGGGCAAGAAGTCGAGCATAAAGTTCTTTTAAACTAATCGGTTTAGTAAGATAATCATCTGCACCTAACTCAAACCCAAATACCTTGTCGTCTTCACTGCGACGGGCAGAGGTAATTAATACAACCATTGCCGGATAATATTTCTTTATATGGCGCACAATACTCCAGCCATCACCATCAGGAAGGGTAATATCTACTATGGCAGCATCATATTTATTTTGTTCCAGCTGTTCAATAGCATCAGCTTCAGTGGCAACAATTTGAACGGAACAGCCATTGTTTTTTAAATAAAGTTCAATATTTTTAGCAAGCATATATTCGTCTTCTATAATCAAGATACGATATCCATTCATATTATCTACCTGCCTTTCTTAATTTTATTATACGGTAATAAGCATAAAATAAGCTTAAAAATACACAGAAAAAACACTTATTATCACGATTTGACCAAAAAACGGTCATAAATTGGTCATAACTCTTTCGTATACTAGTTTCTGGGAAAAGTAAGATAAAGAAATGAGCGTGAAAAGTAAATATGAAACTAAATCCATTAAAACTTTCAATAGTTGGTGCAATTATTGGAGGTATGATTTTAGTATCTGTTCCAGTTAGAGCGACTCAAAATTATAATCCGGCAACTATGATGCCGTTGCAGAAGAATCAAAAAGTGCTTATTGCACAAACAAATCTAGCTGATATTGAACAAGTTTCAAGCAATTACAATGTTCTTGAAATTCCAGTTGTTCAAAATGCAGATGGAACCTTAAGTGTTACTACTAATGATGAGGCGCTTAAAGAACAGATAGCTACTATCAACAAAAACAATCGTTCAGTATTTATGCAATTCAATATAGACAATAACACAATTGCGTCAGATGCAAACACAATATCTACTGAATTATTACAATTGACTGAAACATATGGTTTTGACGGACTTAGTATAGTCACATCGTCATCGTCAATACCGGCAGCTGACACACTTCATGTTATTAGTGACGCTGCTAAAATTATTCGAAACAATTATGCTAGCCAAGGTGCAAATTTTACAACAATTTTATACACTGACGCTGAGCAACTACAAGATGGTGCAGCTCTATACGATGCTGTAGCTGAAAATCAGAACAAATATTCATATATTGCTGTTAACAGTACATCGTTAACTGCTTTAGATGATATTATTCATAACAAAAATCAAAGTATAACGATTGATGCTGACCGACTAATTATTACTGATTTGTCTTTAGGCGCGAACGATATCGATAACTATATTTATGATTTAATGAACAATGCAGATACAGTGCGTGGTGTAAGTACGAAAACCTATGAAACATCAAGTTTCAATAAACTTGCTGCTTCAACAAGTTCAATGACCGGACAATTTATTAATAACACGGTAGATGTAAAAAAAGTGAATACCAGTGATGTTACAGAAAATAGTGCAGTTATCGACCTTGAATTATCAACCAATAATCTTAGCAAAGTGCAATCAATAGATGTTATTGATAAAAATAATACTGTTTTGGCAACTAAAGATATTCTAAATAGTAAGTTACAAGTTAAATTATCTAATTTATCTAAGAATACTATTTATGATCAATTACAAGCCGTTATATGGTATAAAGATAACAACAACAACTTAGCTTCAAAGACAATTGCGATTCCAAGTTTTACTACTGCTTTACAAGCAACTCAGCGGCAGACCGCTGCTTTGCAATCAACAACTGAACAGGCTGTTGTTGATGAGCAGGCACCTAGTCAACCAGGTTCATTAGTAGTCAGCAATGTTACTTCACATGGGGCGCTTTTAACTTGGGAACCTTCAACTGATAACATTGAAGTAAGTAAATATATTGTAACAGTTACTTCTTTAGCAGATGAGACCGTAAAACAGTTTGAAACTGTTGATAGTTTCTATACGCTTAGCGGACTAAGCGCCGAAGCAAGCTACAAAATAACTGTACAAGCTCAAGATTCATCAAATAATACTTCTACAGCAGCCGCAACTCAAATTCTTACTGAAAAAGTAGAGGCTTGGGATGCAAATGCAACATATAAACTCGGTGCACGAGTTATCGTGGACGGTAACGTATATGAAAATCAATCGCTTATTTCTGTAAACAGTATACCAACCCCTAATGATAGTACAGGTATCAATAATGGCTGGTTACATATTTCCGGAGATAGCAAGACTGCAATCCCTGACTGGAATGTGGAAGGGGTTTATCCAAGCGGTTATGTTGTTTTCAAAGATAATAATTTTTGGCAGGCTAATGCAATAGCTACTGGAAACGATGTTCCTGGCAATAGCAATAAATGGCAGGTAACAACTCATGTTCCAGAAGATATTTTTGAGGAACGCTTACCATCATTTAAATCACCAATTCGTGCTTCTTATACAGTAAGTGCTGAATATGGCGGTTATGCCGGACATATCGGAACTGATTTAGCAGTACCGGTTGGTACAGAGGTCTATCCGGTTATTAAAGGAACTGTTGTTTATACTGCCGGCGGTGCCGTTGAAGGTGATAACAGTGCTAATGGTGGCTATGGTAATGTTATTGCTGTAGCTCACACTGTGCAGGGTGTGCAGTATGTTAGCGTCTATGGACATTTATCTAGTATCAATGTAAGTGTCGGCGATACCGTAACAACAAATACTATTATCGGGTTGAGTGGTAATACCGGTATGAGTACTGGTGCCCATTTACATATTGAATTATTGAAAAATGCAACCCAATTTGATTTGAACAAAAACGTTCGAATTGCTCAGGCACTTGATTGCCGTACAATTTTACCATTATAATATTTAAAAACGGAACATGGGGGATGTTCCGTTTTTTCTTTTCGTTTTATATTATGTTATAATTAAGTATAAATAATGATATGAGGTATAAGCGTATGAACATGAATATTCGTAAAGCTGAAGTAGCTGACATTGATGCTATTGCTCAGCTCTATGATGACTTAAATGATGCTTTAGCAGCAGGAATTAATTACCCCAAATGGAAGAAGGGCATCTATCCGGTTCGTCAAACTGCAATAGACGGTTTGGCAACAGAAACATTATATGTACTTACTTTAGATAATGTCATTGCTGGTTCAGTTATCTTGAATCACCAACCAGAAGCTATTTATCGTCAGGTAAATTGGCAGATTGATGCTGAGGATCAAGAAGTTATTATCATATATACTTTGGTGGTGCATCCATTATTCCGAAATAAAGGAGTGGCAAAAGCATTGCTTGATTTTGCCGTTGAGTCCGCGCATGCGCAGCAACTCAAGGCGGTACGCCTTGATGTTGAGGTTGGTAATTTGCCGGCAGTACAACTATATGAGGCTTATGGTTTTATATATATCGACACCCTACCATATCCAATTCAAATACCTGAACTTATTGAATTGCAGTTATCTTTGTATGAGTATTTAGTTGAATAAAAAAACTGGTCTGATAACCAGCTTTTTTATTTCCTATTTTTTTTTGCAAACTTTAGGCAACCATAATATGATCATAGCGGCGATTATCAAGAAAAATGTCATAAGCAACATAATTTAATATTGCCAGTTGTGCTTTGGGGTCAGTAACCATTTTGACTAACGCGTCATTGATACGGCCCCGTAGACTGAGTTCATCTTCATGAGTAAAATCATCAACATGAAAGACATTTTCAATTTTGATATTGAATCGGTCCAAGATTCGATTATGGTTATCCAGTAATTGAATAGTTGCAGTCATATGTATCAACTCCTTGGTTTAATTGTATAAAATAAATGAACTTTTGTTGAGCCAGAAAAACGACATAAAGCAGTCAATTGTGATTGTCTGCTTTACTGCAAAAAATTCTCATATTAAATAATTTTCATAAAAATATTTCATGATATTATGCTATAATAGAAGAAATGCAACAAGTAGCAGGGGGAATTTTCTTGAATAAAAAAATGAAATCAGCACTCGGTTGGGTGGCATGGATAATTGGTGTCATCGTCGTTTCGCTATTATTAAATATGTTTGTATTCTCAGTTGCTGACGTACATCAAATATCAATGCAACCAACATTGGTTGAAAATGACCGGGTTATTGTTGATAAGATCTCTGCACGTTTATTCGGACCGGAACGGTTTGATGTTGTTGTCGTGCAATTTCCTAATACTGAGCCCAATAAGCCATTTATAAAACGGGTGATTGGTATGCCCGGCGATACGGTAAAAATTGTTGATGATGTATTGTATATTAATGACGAAGTAGTGGAGCAACCATTTATTATTGACACCGCATCACAACATACTGAGGATTATACATATCCCGGAGTTATTCCTGAGGGACAATATTTAGTAATGGGTGATAATCGCGACTCCAGTTTGGATGGACGAAAACTGGGATTGCTTACTCAAGACCAAATAATCGGTATTGGACGTTGCGTTATTTGGCCTTTAGATGATATTCAATGGTTATAGTTTTTATGTAAGAGGGGTTTTCAAATGAAGTTTACAAGTTTTAATGATTTTAAATCACGGGTTATTTATAATGACCGCTTTAAAAATATTTTCAGCGGTATGGTCATTTTATTGGTTATGGCGGTTGCTTATAATTTAATATCAACAGTTATTACCATTGTCAAAAATGGATTGCTGGGCAAGCCACAATATTGGATACGAATATTTTTATCAATTGAAGGCGAAAGCGGTACATCACCAATATGGGCGATCATTGTTTATGGAACATATATCTTAGTTCCGGTTTGTATTATCTTTGCTATTATTTACCTTGTAATGCGCAATGGTAACCTAAGAAAACTCTATGATGCTTATCAAAGTAATGGTGTGCATCCATATGTGAAAGTTACCGATTATGCTTTTAGAGCTGGTAATATTACTAATACTTTATATGTTTATGGTGGTAATGAAGCAGAAGTTGCTTCCGCAGTAGAAGTAATAAATAATAAAATTATTGGTTTTTCCAAACAAGATTTTAAACAATTACAAAAATATGTCAGCAAGAGCTCTGTATTGAATCTTGTTAAATTACAACCAATGTTTCCCGAAGTCAGTTTATCAGTATACGCATTTGTGTCACCAAATCCGCCACAAGCTGAATCAATTATTTGCCGTATCGATAATCAGGACCGCCTTTATTTTTTAAAGCCAGTTAAATAATAAAAGCCCTCACAGCTAAACTGTGAGGGCTTTTTTCTTTATACCAGAGAAAGAATATCCTTAGGATGTTCAAGATAATAGTCAGCGTTTATGCCATCAATAATCGGCGCTCCCCAAAGGGCAAAACCAAATGCTATTCCCGCTGCGCGCGAAGCTATACCGTCGCCATCCATATCACCAATATAGATACAATCGTCAACACTAATATCCAGTCCTTCAATTGCTTTTAATAATGGCTCGGGGTCAGGCTTATGTTTTAAAGTATCTTCTGCAAGCACTACGCGAGTCATATATTGATCGATTGGATGCTCAGCAAAATCAATCAGGTATTGCGGATGTAATTTTGAGCTGGAAACACAGCAAATAACCCCACGTGTAGCTAGAGTTTGAATGACTTCTAGAATTCCGTCATAAAAACCGGCTTTCTCCTCAAAACTATTTACACCTTCAACCCAAAGTGCATAAGTTGCCTCAATATCCTCAAAGCCCAGTTCTTCAATAACTTTCTTACCGGGGTAGGCGCGATACTTTAAAATTTCATCATAGGTCACATCCTGACCCAATTCTCGCTTAATTAATCGTTGCAGCGGAATCATATTCATCCGTTCAGTATCCAGTATCGTTCCGTCAATATCAAAAATAACACACTTGTATGGTTTCATAATATCACCGTCCTATATGCAGTATACCATGAAAGTAGGGCGGAAATCTCTGAAAAACAATATTTGAAAATATATTTTTTCATTTTAAGCCTCTTTTAAGTTTTACTGTTTATACTACGGGTATAGAACGTTTATGGAGGTTGCACAAATGGCTAAAACAAAATTAAACCATATATTTGAAAGACGTGAGAAAAAATATCGTTTAACTAAAGAACAATTCCAACGTGTATATGTTGCTTTACTGGAACATATGCATGCTGATAAATATGGCAAGCATACAATCTGCTCGCTATACTATGATACAGATGATTATTATCTAATTAGAACATCCAATGAAAAACCAGTGTATAAAGAGAAGTTCCGTTTACGTAGTTATGGGACACCAAATGATGATTCAACGGTATTTCTTGAATTGAAGAAGAAATATGATGGCGTTGTTTATAAACGTCGCGAGTCATTGACTATGTACTCGGTCCAGAAATATTTAAACGATGGTCACCTTAAAGTATTGGACAAAGAACCAAATCAAATCATGATGGAAATTGACTGGTTTATGAACCGTTATCAATTGGCACCAAAAGTAATGGTTGCATATGACCGTATTGCTTTATATGGCAAAGAAGAGTCGGCCTTCCGGGTTACTTTTGACTTTGATATTCGCTGGCGAGACTATGACTTAGACCTGCGATATGGTGATTACGGTAACCCGTTGATTGCCACCGACGAATGTATGATGGAAGTGAAGGCACTGGGAGCAATTCCAGTCTGGTTAACCGAAATTCTTTCGAGAGAAAGATTATATTCGACCTCGTTTTCAAAATATGGCATTATTTATAAACAATTTATTGCACCAAAAAATATCCCGGTAACCAAATCGATGCTGCATAGTTTGGTACATGCCAATACAACTTACAACCTGGGAGAAGCAACGCAGAAACTGCGTGGTGCACAAAAACAAAAAGGAGTGACTTATCATGTTGGATAGCATTTTATCAACAACAACAGCAGCGGCATCAATCGATCTTACCGGTATCCTTATATGTACCGCGGTCTCATTAGTATTAGGCTTGGTGGTGGCATTTGTCCACATGTACCGGAATACCTATAGTAGAAGCTTTATTTTAACGCTGGTGATGCTACCAATATTAGTTCAATCAGTAATCATGTTAGTAAACGGCAACCTCGGAACCGGGATGGCAGTTTTAGGCGCATTCAGCTTAGTACGTTTCCGTTCAGTTGCCGGTGGTGCCCGTGAAATTAGCAGTATATTTTGGGCAATGGGAATCGGACTTGCAACCGGAATGGGTTATGTTGTATACGGAGCGTTATTCTCAGCAGTTATTGCTGTCGTGATTATTGTATTAGTGACTGTACGCTTCGGTGGGCGAAAAAACCCCGCGGAAAAACAATTGAAAATTGTCATTCCCGAAGATCTTGACTACAACGGCATCTTCGATGACATCTTTAAAAAATACACATACGAAGCACGGCTGGAACGAGTAAAAACAACTAACATGGGTAGCCTTTACGAGTTGGTATATCATGTTATGTTTAAAGACGCCAATGATGAAAAAGATGTCATTGATGAACTACGCCGCCGTAATGGTAATCTGACGATTACTTGTGGCCGCATAACTGCCAATCGGGATGAATTATAGAAAGCATGGTGAACATATAGATATGAATAAATTTATAACTAAAGTCGGGGCTGCGCTATTAGTCATACTAATAGCTGCTGCCGGTTGCAGTGTTGCAGCCGAACCAGAAACAGCAACGACAACTAATAATGTAAGTACTGAAGGTTTATTTGGTACCTACGAGGATGAAGATTTAGATGCAACTTGGGATGATGCAAGTGCTACCCATATTACATTAAGTGATTCAGCATCAACAATTGATGGTGAGGGTGCTGTTGTTAATGGCAGTGGAATAAAAATTACTGCTGCCGGGACCTATGTCTTAACCGGTATGTTAACTAATGGTCAGGTGCTCATTAGTGCGACTGCCAATGACAAAGTAAGAATAATTCTAAATGGGGTAACCATTAATAATGATACATCTGCTGCTATTTATGTTGAGCAAGCGGATAAAGTGATTATGACTTTAGCAAGTGATACCAAAAATACCATAAGTGACGGCAGTACATATACATTTGCTGATGCAGCTACTGATGAGCCTAATGCTACCATTTTCAGTAAAGATGATTTAACAATTAATGGTGATGGTCAATTAACGGTGACGGCTAATTATTTAAATGGTATCATTTCAAAAGATGATTTGATTATCACCGGTGGAACGTATGCAATTACGGCAAACAACAATGGTATTCGCGGTCGTGATGTGTTAAGTATTTTAGATGGTAATTTTACAATTACTGCTAAAAACGATGCGATTCAATCAAATAATGACACCGGCGAAGAAGGAAAAGGTGTTATTAATCTGGATGGCGGGACTTATGATTTAACCGCTGACCATGATGGTGTTGATGCTAAAAATCAATTAAATATTTCTCATGGTACATATACGGTTAAAAGCGGTGGCGGCAGCAGCCAAAGTGCTAATAGCAGTGATACCGAGAGCTATAAAGGCTTGAAAGCGGCTAGCGCTATTCATATTACCGGTGGTACCTTCAATATTGATGCTAAAGATGATGCAATCCATACTAATGGAGATACTAACATTGAAGGCGGCACCTTTACTTTAGCTACCGGCGATGATGGTATTCATTCGGATAATACGACAGCAATTAGCGGTGGCGAAATCACAATTACTAAATCATACGAAGGTATAGAGGGGTCAGATATTACAATCAGCGGTGGCACCATTTCAATTGTCAGCAGTGATGATGGTATTAATGCTGCTGGGGGCAGTGATGGTGATACAGAAACCGGACCATTCGGTGGTGATCAATTTGCTGCCGGCGATTATACCCTAACAATTAGTGATGGTACTGTTTATGTAAATGCTGGTGGTGATGGACTCGATTCAAATGGTGATATTGTTATGACTGGTGGTACTGTTGTAGTTGATGGACCGGAAGATAATGGCAATGGCGCTTTGGATTATGATGGTAATTATACAATCAGCGGTGGTATTCTGATTGCTGCCGGAAGTAGCGGTATGGCCCAGGCGCCCGGAACTGATTCAAGCCAGGCGAGCTTGGGTATTTACTTCAACTCAACGCAATCTGCCGGTCAGACAATTAATATTAGCAGTAGTGATGGTACTAACATCTTAAGCTACACGCCAAGTAAATCATATTCATCAGTGATTGTCAGTGCGCCGGAACTTAAAAATGGTTCAAGCTATTCAGTTTCAACTGGTGGTACTGATACTGGCTCAACTGTTAACAGCTTACAAACTGGCGGCTCATATAGTAATGGTTCAAAATTAGTTGATATAACTTTAAGTAGTTCAGTTACATTAATTGATGAATCCGGTTCTGCTGTTCAAGGCGGTATGGGAGCTCCAGGCGGAGGTATGGGTGGTGGACCTGGTGGCAATCGTCCATAAACTTTTGAAAATAATGCCGATTTAAAATCGGTATTATTTTTTTATTTTCACAATTGGAAAAATTAAAAAGCGTATTATTATACTAATCAGTCGACTAGGATTACAATAACGGTAGATAAATATAAGGGGCGAAGGATTATGTATAAAAAAATATTCTACACTTTAACCGCAGCTATG of the Culicoidibacter larvae genome contains:
- the holA gene encoding DNA polymerase III subunit delta, with translation MIYTIIGTERYIIEHSLKRIKKKYMSDDTTQIDVVHFDMNETLLDEALYDAQVPAFFSDYKMLVIDNPYFLTGQNGKKDLPHNIDMLQAYVENPLDTTILVIIADYEKMDERKKIVKVLKKASNIFEAYKLNSNQASQWLKNMLDKQNIAYEHEAIESIVSRTDADLQVMVSEIKKYQLMYPDQTISLEIVEDATEDITTKTVFELIEAIVNKEASKSIDLYQTLLEQSDDPIAFIALMSQQLKVMLQLKLAHMRGYNAKDVARILAMHPYRVKKIQENVSRFSEVQMQQALTELIDLDYQIKTGTIDKFLGFELFIIRFTTV
- a CDS encoding HAMP domain-containing sensor histidine kinase; this encodes MLNRITTKIVSRLFAAFAIILFLIMLATIFIDLSLKNTQFSQMETVMNEYKDDVTESNLPSQILGIKNGVLFLFQNNQSMHSLNVSQYIATDWQTIDGVTEKEIVASNTGDPFSYIYILKQPQATGTLIGLKLVNATFFGNSDIYRYLLIILLFLIVFVTPIILWSGYQISKPIIKLKKDALAVANGDYNRSFTLKTHDEIEELSNAMEYMKKQLENKQELQQEFIAGISHDFKTPLAVIESSIEVLADNLVSEDEQAEYYNVITNEIKRLDTLVNTILDLSMMQEGLYTFHYAPLSLDNILMTTIESVQILAQEKGVTLRFNTDNQYRIIADETAITRVFYNFLDNAIKHSPKNSNVEINVSSSHKTLTIQFTNYGDPLTAEEKDNIWNQYYKSNKSSGSGLGLAIAKYIMDNHEFTYDVFSNKKATTFSIHIPEAKYTNKKTP
- a CDS encoding response regulator transcription factor; this encodes MNGYRILIIEDEYMLAKNIELYLKNNGCSVQIVATEADAIEQLEQNKYDAAIVDITLPDGDGWSIVRHIKKYYPAMVVLITSARRSEDDKVFGFELGADDYLTKPISLKELYARLLARLQAAELILESTQPHFFQPDLEKALVINTKSHIVTENGKEIHFKPKEFELVVFLNEHPDQVFTRDDLLGAVWGYDFDGDERTVDSHIKKIRAKSAYLKEHLTTIWGVGYRLNSKGADDNA
- a CDS encoding peptidoglycan DD-metalloendopeptidase family protein; the encoded protein is MKLNPLKLSIVGAIIGGMILVSVPVRATQNYNPATMMPLQKNQKVLIAQTNLADIEQVSSNYNVLEIPVVQNADGTLSVTTNDEALKEQIATINKNNRSVFMQFNIDNNTIASDANTISTELLQLTETYGFDGLSIVTSSSSIPAADTLHVISDAAKIIRNNYASQGANFTTILYTDAEQLQDGAALYDAVAENQNKYSYIAVNSTSLTALDDIIHNKNQSITIDADRLIITDLSLGANDIDNYIYDLMNNADTVRGVSTKTYETSSFNKLAASTSSMTGQFINNTVDVKKVNTSDVTENSAVIDLELSTNNLSKVQSIDVIDKNNTVLATKDILNSKLQVKLSNLSKNTIYDQLQAVIWYKDNNNNLASKTIAIPSFTTALQATQRQTAALQSTTEQAVVDEQAPSQPGSLVVSNVTSHGALLTWEPSTDNIEVSKYIVTVTSLADETVKQFETVDSFYTLSGLSAEASYKITVQAQDSSNNTSTAAATQILTEKVEAWDANATYKLGARVIVDGNVYENQSLISVNSIPTPNDSTGINNGWLHISGDSKTAIPDWNVEGVYPSGYVVFKDNNFWQANAIATGNDVPGNSNKWQVTTHVPEDIFEERLPSFKSPIRASYTVSAEYGGYAGHIGTDLAVPVGTEVYPVIKGTVVYTAGGAVEGDNSANGGYGNVIAVAHTVQGVQYVSVYGHLSSINVSVGDTVTTNTIIGLSGNTGMSTGAHLHIELLKNATQFDLNKNVRIAQALDCRTILPL
- a CDS encoding GNAT family N-acetyltransferase, whose product is MNMNIRKAEVADIDAIAQLYDDLNDALAAGINYPKWKKGIYPVRQTAIDGLATETLYVLTLDNVIAGSVILNHQPEAIYRQVNWQIDAEDQEVIIIYTLVVHPLFRNKGVAKALLDFAVESAHAQQLKAVRLDVEVGNLPAVQLYEAYGFIYIDTLPYPIQIPELIELQLSLYEYLVE
- the lepB gene encoding signal peptidase I, with protein sequence MNKKMKSALGWVAWIIGVIVVSLLLNMFVFSVADVHQISMQPTLVENDRVIVDKISARLFGPERFDVVVVQFPNTEPNKPFIKRVIGMPGDTVKIVDDVLYINDEVVEQPFIIDTASQHTEDYTYPGVIPEGQYLVMGDNRDSSLDGRKLGLLTQDQIIGIGRCVIWPLDDIQWL
- a CDS encoding HAD family hydrolase — its product is MKPYKCVIFDIDGTILDTERMNMIPLQRLIKRELGQDVTYDEILKYRAYPGKKVIEELGFEDIEATYALWVEGVNSFEEKAGFYDGILEVIQTLATRGVICCVSSSKLHPQYLIDFAEHPIDQYMTRVVLAEDTLKHKPDPEPLLKAIEGLDISVDDCIYIGDMDGDGIASRAAGIAFGFALWGAPIIDGINADYYLEHPKDILSLV